AGCATATCCCACCCCATCCCGAGTCCACATACCCCAGCCCTTCCCAAGTCCTCATACCTCAGCATACCCCACCCCATCCCGAGTCCACATACCCCAGCCCTTCCCAAGTCCTCATACCTCAGCATACCCCAGCCCATCTCAAGTCCACATACCCCATCATATCCTAAAGTCCCCTTCCACCTCATCCTATCCTAACCCATCCCAAGATCCCCCTCCATCCCTGTCTATTCGATGTCCCAGCGACCCTCCTCTCCAACCCACCCCAGCTTATCCCAGGCTCGCCCACCTCAGCCCACAGATCTTCCCACATATCCCACCCCAAGTCACCTCACCCCAAGGGATCGCCCAGTCACCTCACCCCAAGGGAACCCCAAGTCACCTCACCCCAAATATATACACCCCAGCCCATCCAAAGCTCCTCCACCTCAACCCATACCAAGTACCACCAACCCCAAGGATACCCTAGCCCATCCTtagctcccccaccccaccccagcctAACCCAGGCCATCCTagccccccctcccaacccaaccccaacccatccctacctcccccaccccagcCTAGTCCAGCCTATCCTTagctcccccttccatccctagCTACCCCAgccccccatcccatcccaccCAACCCCAGCCCATCCCTAGGTCCCTCCACCCCAGGCAGCTCTAGGcaatccctgccccccccccccaaggtccCCCACCCCGCCATTCCTCTACCTAGCCAAGATCTTACAGATAAGTTAACAGCAGTTCTTAATAGCAAAACTTTAGTCGTATTACTAGATCGGGGATGTGGATTTTCCAATGAATTTattttctctcgcttcttccccctccccacccccctcctctccctggaATCTTTCGTAGATAAGATATTTCAAAGGAGGATTTTTNNNNNNNNNNNNNNNNNNNNNNNNNNNNNNNNNNNNNNNNNNNNNNNNNNNNNNNNNNNNNNNNNNNNNNNNNNNNNNNNNNNNNNNNNNNNNNNNNNNNNNNNNNNNNNNNNNNNNNNNNNNNNNNNNNNNNNNNNNNNNNNNNNNNNNNNNNNNNNNNNNNNNNNNNNNNNNNNNNNNNNNNNNNNNNNNNNNNNNNNNNNNNNNNNNNNNNNNNNNNNNNNNNNNNNNNNNNNNNNNNNNNNNNNNNNNNNNNNNNNNNNNNNNNNNNNNNNNNNNNNNNNNNNNNNNNNNNNNNNNNNNNNNNNNNNNNNNNNNNNNNNNNNNNNNNNNNNNNNNNNNNNNNNNNNNNNNNNNNNNNNNNNNNNNNNNNNACTNNNNNNNNNNNNNNNNNNNNNNNNNNNNNNNNNNNNNNNNNNNNNNNNNNNNNNNNNNNNNNNNNNNNNNNNNNNNNNNNNNNNNNNNNNNNNNNNNGTGGTTTTGATAAAGTGATGTGCTCTAAAGATGTTGACATGGGTCTCATTCATGTTTTTNNNNNNNNNNNNNNNNNNNNNNNNNNNACGGAAGTGTTCGATTTTCCGCAGTAGCTTTCAGTCAGTATTTCATTCGGATTTAAATGTCAAATACCGGGCGGTGCAACATTCCACTAAANNNNNNNNNNNNNNNNNNNNNNNNNNNNNNNNNNNNNNNNNNNNNNNNNNNNNNNNNNNNNNNNNNNNNNNNNNNNNNNNNNNNNNNNNNNNNNNNNNNNNNNNNNNNNNNNNNNNNNNNNNNNNNNNNNNNNNNNNNNNNNNNNNNNNNNNNNNNNNNNNNNNNNNNNNNNNNNNNNNNNNNNNNNNNNNNNNNNNNNNNNNNNNNNNNNNNNNNNNNNNNNNNNNNNNNNNNNNNNNNNNNNNNNNNNNNNTAGACATNNNNNNNNNNNNNNNNNNNNNNNNNNNNNNNNNNNAAAATTTCCTTCAGTCACAaccttccaccttttcctcttcaaCTAATTTCAAGCAGCTTCCCAAGATCAGTCAAAGACAAAGATGTATATGTCAAGATTTCGTGCAAACTAAATACGCTTATGATTCTCCTGAATGCTTATGGAAACAAGGTCAAGCGGAGTAGATTTTGATGGGATAGATGCTTTATAGATAGTTCTGTAAACTACGGTACTACGAGATGGTCTAGCGAGATCAGTAGAAAACacgtttggcccctttttttgaaaaaaaaaacgaccaattTTAACAAACTTAATTACTCTTTAAAATATATGGTCTGTGATTTACAACTTTCCAAGTGCTGCTGAACCACACACAGGTATTAAGACCGGCGACACGGAAATAGCAAAGTTTTGGACTATtgcaatatcaaaatttttaacagGGCCCTGGGGAATGGTTTGCCCCGGCTTTTGAACATAATCCCTGTGATGCTGTGAAAACCAAGTAATACATAGACAATACCTGATACCTTTGGAAAATCATTTTGCACAGATATTTGGCAAgttgtgtgtaatatctatatcgACGTCTACCTTAAATAACTGTTCTCTTCATTCTTTAGGAAATGAAATCAGCAAATCAGATGTAAAGATActgaataatacattatattatggcATATCTGAGTCATCATTAAACTCATCACACTGTCTATGCTTAACGTTACGATCATCGCTATTGTGATATCTTTTATTGATTTAATACTAATTTGCATATCTATAAATTTCCCATTGGTTGGGgtaaggacaaagaaaaaacaaagggtttgGGGTCAAGACTTGGGAAAAGGGGGGNNNNNNNNNNNNNNNNNNNNNNNNNNNNNNNNNNNNNNNNNNNNNNNNNNNNNNNNNNNNNNNNNNNNNNNNNNNTGTACGAAGCAAGGCAAAGTTAATGGCGAAGGAAAGTTTAAGTAAATTAACCTTTCCTTGGATATCAAAAACAGAAGTGNNNNNNNNNNNNNNNNNNNNNNNNNNNNNNNNNNNNNNNNNNNNNNNNNNNNNNNNNNNNNNNNNNNNNNNNNNNNNNNNNNNNNNNNNNNNNNNNNNNNNNNNNNNNNNNNNNNNNNNNNNNNNNNNNNNNNNNNNNNNNNNNNNNNNNNNNNNNNNNNNNNNNNNNNNNNNNNNNNNNNNNNNNNNNNNNNNNNNNNNNNNNNNNNNNNNNNNNNNNNNNNNNCNNNNNNNNNNNNNNNNNNNNNNNNNNNNNNNNNNNNNNNNNNNNNNNNNNNNNNNNNNNNNNNNNNNNgaagggggaagaaaaaaaaatataaaagattataaaatctCAACTAAAGATAAATNNNNNNNNNNNNNNNNNNNNNNNNNNNNNNNNNNNNNNNNNNNNNNNNNNNNNNNNNNNNNNNNNNNNNNNNNNNNNNNNNNNNNNNNNN
This region of Penaeus monodon isolate SGIC_2016 chromosome 27, NSTDA_Pmon_1, whole genome shotgun sequence genomic DNA includes:
- the LOC119590420 gene encoding extensin-like yields the protein MASTTSPTAGLHQAQQRDMASYSNLPFSLSLPLFPPLTLDDPRNHEKVVQKSAAHFLNLLHYTPAQLPISSPSPFGVFPTRPFLCTPTPSRAIPSPLPRNPSQVHIPQHIPARLKSTYPSISYSIPRSHIPAYPTPSRVHIPQPFPSPHTSAYPTPSRVHIPQPFPSPHTSAYPSPSQVHIPHHILKSPSTSSYPNPSQDPPPSLSIRCPSDPPLQPTPAYPRLAHLSPQIFPHIPPQVTSPQGIAQSPHPKGTPSHLTPNIYTPAHPKLLHLNPYQVPPTPRIP